From one Candidatus Zixiibacteriota bacterium genomic stretch:
- a CDS encoding cache domain-containing protein — protein sequence MGSERIKLRILIPLTIAIVGLLGAFISGAFRLLNNDLNGEIRHYLTSVKKVIKSRHHNDVEVMSASLQYLQENQTLRNAYTQRDRGRLAQLMTIYFHELKHNHNITHFSIHDPDGSNFLRLHQPHHFGDRIQRFTFEKAAESGAPFFGMELNPDGLFILRMVSPWYVDGKLLAYLEIGKELKYMTRSVPAELGVNVIAFVNKAYVDRRKWEERHKTVDSNDTWNDYRDFVIIDKSMSVQPALINDFLSIDHSLHDQLPLRFTQNDRCYMTSVFQLIDAQNRDVGDMMVFYDVTDQVGRAHRLLFLISTICVVVGLGLFVSFYKMLDSLEQELSESRDRVLQESRKRLEVEQKHARELARHVIEVEIAKTKALNAAREAEKAKEEAEKAQLELQNRIERNIPVKGR from the coding sequence ATGGGCAGCGAGAGGATAAAGCTCCGGATCCTTATTCCACTGACAATAGCCATTGTCGGCCTTCTCGGCGCATTTATTTCAGGAGCCTTTCGTCTTCTCAACAACGACCTCAATGGCGAAATCAGACACTATCTCACTTCCGTCAAGAAGGTCATCAAAAGCCGTCATCACAATGACGTCGAAGTCATGAGCGCCTCCCTGCAGTACCTTCAGGAAAATCAGACCCTGCGCAATGCCTACACGCAACGAGATCGCGGTCGGCTCGCGCAACTCATGACCATCTATTTCCATGAGTTGAAACACAACCATAATATCACTCACTTCAGTATTCACGACCCCGACGGCTCCAATTTTCTCAGACTCCACCAGCCGCACCACTTCGGTGACCGAATCCAGCGATTCACGTTTGAAAAGGCGGCTGAGTCAGGCGCTCCCTTCTTCGGCATGGAGTTGAATCCCGACGGACTCTTTATCCTTCGCATGGTGTCACCGTGGTACGTCGACGGAAAATTGCTCGCCTACCTTGAAATTGGCAAAGAACTCAAGTACATGACCCGCAGCGTTCCCGCCGAACTGGGCGTGAACGTGATCGCCTTCGTAAACAAGGCTTATGTGGACCGCCGGAAGTGGGAAGAACGCCACAAGACAGTAGACAGCAACGACACCTGGAACGATTACCGAGATTTCGTAATTATCGACAAATCCATGTCAGTCCAGCCGGCATTAATAAACGACTTTCTCTCCATTGACCACAGTCTCCACGATCAACTCCCTCTGCGCTTCACACAGAACGATCGATGCTACATGACCTCTGTGTTCCAGTTGATCGATGCGCAGAACCGTGATGTAGGCGATATGATGGTTTTTTACGATGTCACTGACCAGGTCGGCAGAGCGCACCGGCTGCTCTTTCTGATATCCACAATCTGCGTAGTGGTAGGACTTGGCCTGTTCGTATCATTCTACAAGATGCTCGACAGTCTCGAGCAAGAACTCTCTGAGTCACGCGACAGAGTTTTGCAGGAGAGCCGCAAACGACTCGAGGTGGAACAGAAACACGCCCGAGAACTGGCCAGACACGTCATCGAAGTTGAAATAGCGAAGACCAAGGCTCTTAACGCCGCCAGGGAAGCTGAAAAGGCAAAAGAAGAAGCTGAGAAAGCTCAGCTTGAACTGCAAAATAGAATTGAAAGAAACATCCCTGTCAAGGGTAGATGA
- a CDS encoding 1,4-alpha-glucan branching protein domain-containing protein: MSKGYFAFVLHSHLPYVLSHGRWPHGTDWLCEAAAETYLPIQRMLRELIEQGYQPKLTIGLSPVLCEQLADNSFKEEFIVYLNQKIKAAEYDAEEFYKYGQKNMLNTAHLWEKFYRLNLEHFNNIGQDIIYEFRKLQDEGFLEIITCGATHGYYPLLSRDESLQAQTKMAVKNYRKHFGRNPRGIWLPECAYRPRYAWTPPVPIRGSQQPYSRKGADEFLTENGLDFFIIDSALLKGGKSIGVYIDRFEALKLLWGQFEKYYTPREEQFDKTPREVYLISSSPEGKQPTAIFTRDPETGLLVWSGEHGYPGDGNYVDFHKKRFPGGHRYWAVTSSKADLADKVEYNHQSALARIPENAAHFSGKVEEILSAYYESDGKEGILVAPYDAELFGHWWFEGPGFLKQVIKNMCKSDKIELTFLSEDLEQRRPSQIISIPEGSWGQGNHHYIWLNEHTEWTWKHIYECEAKMTELARWWLDHPDNHDNQLQSVLKQLARELMLLSASDWQFLISTFAARDYAELRLTEHYEDFRRLAAIADKKIAGDKIEPGEWQFYLDCNKRDSLFEDIEIEWFARVEYPAD; this comes from the coding sequence ATGTCAAAAGGATACTTCGCTTTCGTTTTGCACAGCCATTTGCCCTACGTCCTGTCACACGGACGTTGGCCTCATGGCACCGACTGGTTGTGCGAAGCGGCCGCCGAGACTTATTTGCCAATCCAGAGGATGCTTCGCGAACTCATTGAACAGGGATATCAGCCCAAACTGACTATCGGACTCTCTCCGGTTCTGTGCGAACAGCTGGCCGACAACTCCTTCAAGGAAGAGTTTATCGTATACCTCAACCAGAAAATCAAGGCTGCCGAATATGATGCCGAAGAGTTCTACAAGTACGGCCAGAAAAATATGCTCAACACCGCCCACTTGTGGGAGAAGTTTTACCGGCTCAACCTTGAGCACTTCAACAACATTGGCCAGGATATTATCTACGAGTTCCGAAAACTCCAGGATGAAGGTTTCCTCGAAATAATCACCTGCGGCGCGACGCACGGTTACTATCCCCTGCTGTCACGCGATGAATCCCTTCAGGCCCAAACCAAAATGGCGGTGAAAAATTATCGCAAGCACTTCGGGCGCAACCCCAGAGGCATCTGGCTGCCCGAGTGTGCCTATCGTCCTCGCTACGCCTGGACACCTCCGGTGCCCATCCGCGGCAGCCAGCAGCCCTATTCACGCAAGGGAGCCGACGAGTTCCTGACCGAAAATGGCCTGGACTTCTTTATCATCGATTCGGCCCTTCTCAAGGGTGGCAAGTCAATCGGCGTCTACATCGACCGCTTCGAAGCGCTCAAGCTGCTCTGGGGACAGTTCGAGAAATACTACACGCCGCGGGAAGAACAATTCGACAAGACCCCTCGCGAGGTGTATCTGATATCATCATCTCCCGAAGGCAAACAGCCGACCGCCATATTCACCCGCGATCCGGAAACCGGTCTTCTGGTCTGGTCGGGTGAACACGGATATCCGGGCGACGGCAACTATGTCGATTTTCACAAGAAGCGTTTCCCCGGCGGACATCGCTACTGGGCGGTGACATCATCCAAAGCCGACCTCGCCGACAAAGTCGAGTATAACCATCAGAGTGCTTTGGCGCGCATTCCCGAAAACGCCGCCCACTTCAGCGGCAAGGTCGAAGAAATCCTATCCGCGTATTACGAATCCGATGGCAAAGAAGGCATCCTGGTTGCCCCGTACGACGCCGAACTTTTCGGGCACTGGTGGTTCGAAGGACCGGGGTTTCTAAAACAGGTCATCAAAAACATGTGCAAGAGCGACAAAATCGAACTCACTTTCCTTTCGGAAGACCTCGAACAACGCAGGCCATCGCAAATTATCAGCATTCCCGAAGGCAGTTGGGGACAGGGTAATCATCACTATATCTGGCTGAATGAACACACGGAATGGACCTGGAAGCATATTTACGAGTGTGAAGCAAAAATGACCGAGTTGGCCCGTTGGTGGCTGGACCATCCGGACAACCATGACAACCAGCTTCAATCCGTCCTGAAACAACTTGCCCGAGAACTTATGCTTCTTTCAGCCTCTGACTGGCAGTTTTTGATTTCGACTTTCGCGGCCCGCGACTATGCCGAGCTGAGGTTGACCGAACACTACGAGGATTTCAGGCGCCTCGCGGCCATCGCCGACAAAAAGATTGCCGGTGATAAAATCGAGCCCGGCGAGTGGCAATTCTACCTCGATTGCAACAAGCGCGACTCGCTGTTCGAAGATATCGAGATAGAGTGGTTCGCCAGAGTAGAGTATCCGGCCGACTAG
- a CDS encoding DUF3467 domain-containing protein: protein MKQPQHSQQINIELGEKEAEGIYANLAMIMHSPTEMIIDFARVMPRLPKSKVLARIIMTPMHAKMLHQALAENIRKFESEFGEIKMYGAPDKSSKPIGFQSAAEEIGEK, encoded by the coding sequence ATGAAGCAACCGCAACATTCACAACAGATTAACATCGAACTCGGAGAAAAGGAAGCCGAGGGGATTTACGCTAACCTTGCCATGATTATGCATTCTCCGACCGAAATGATTATTGATTTCGCCCGCGTCATGCCGCGCCTGCCGAAATCGAAAGTTCTCGCTCGCATCATCATGACACCCATGCACGCAAAAATGCTCCACCAGGCTCTTGCCGAAAATATCAGGAAATTTGAGAGCGAATTCGGCGAAATAAAAATGTATGGCGCCCCGGACAAATCCTCAAAACCCATCGGCTTCCAGTCCGCAGCCGAAGAAATCGGGGAGAAATAA